Proteins encoded within one genomic window of Pseudalkalibacillus sp. SCS-8:
- a CDS encoding cytochrome C oxidase subunit II: MFGIRLLPCFLLLFITLLGCVPDHSRQEDIRPVTVIEVEAENWRFNKEIYKVFAGKPITINFKSVEGHHGFGIKGFPEYNIEGEGSMKVTLEPGEYQIFCTVPCGEGHDDMVATLIAV, from the coding sequence ATGTTCGGAATACGTCTACTCCCATGTTTCTTACTCCTGTTCATAACACTGCTTGGTTGTGTCCCTGATCATTCAAGGCAAGAAGATATCCGACCTGTCACAGTAATTGAAGTTGAAGCAGAAAACTGGCGCTTCAATAAAGAAATTTACAAAGTATTTGCTGGTAAACCCATTACGATAAACTTCAAAAGTGTCGAGGGCCATCATGGTTTTGGTATTAAAGGCTTTCCCGAATACAACATTGAAGGTGAAGGGTCGATGAAGGTTACGTTAGAGCCAGGTGAGTATCAAATTTTCTGTACAGTACCTTGTGGTGAAGGACATGACGATATGGTCGCTACGTTAATCGCTGTTT
- a CDS encoding transporter, producing the protein MSLNNRQNNPLSSLLKNILGGGGQQQGPPSGPPFPTGGGPPPGPPPKFTPNQSSASLQATANAGTYAVDPGAIRPCVGRYVYIWLRGGYSYWAWLTFVGRRSVAGYRWTGYRWVYFGIDRRQIVSFVCY; encoded by the coding sequence GTGTCTTTGAACAATCGGCAAAATAACCCGCTTTCGTCTCTTTTGAAAAATATTTTAGGCGGTGGAGGGCAGCAACAAGGTCCCCCAAGTGGACCTCCATTCCCAACTGGAGGAGGACCTCCGCCTGGTCCACCACCAAAGTTTACACCTAATCAATCTTCAGCATCCTTGCAGGCAACCGCAAATGCAGGCACATATGCGGTCGACCCCGGTGCAATACGTCCTTGTGTAGGTAGATATGTTTACATTTGGCTTAGGGGCGGTTATTCGTATTGGGCATGGCTCACATTCGTAGGAAGAAGATCTGTGGCAGGATACCGTTGGACAGGATATCGATGGGTATATTTTGGGATTGATCGTAGACAGATCGTCTCCTTTGTCTGTTATTAA